A single Dreissena polymorpha isolate Duluth1 chromosome 14, UMN_Dpol_1.0, whole genome shotgun sequence DNA region contains:
- the LOC127857070 gene encoding nascent polypeptide-associated complex subunit alpha, muscle-specific form-like isoform X35: MLYANIVVIKRNGSDGASFPLTSTSCLFGRNHDCDIRIQLPQVGLEHCRLEVNENKEVFLVNLNKGHQVEVNGKPIQDSVQLNHKDVFSIIDRLFRLEFPTLSPQKMLKTPSSTPKATSKTPGKSPAISRKQSPSPGRHATPLAGHQPRGRTPKPSPKSILVAQNTPVSVKTTPIARPGSTPSSVKSVSKTKLTPRALSTPVVDMSQPGSSKKPFTSKTNSMNILANPIVEAVKQSTHSVPSPKVATPKQATPKPASAKVATPKPATPTVASPKVSTPKPANPRVASPKVATPKPATPRAESPRVATPKPATPRAASPKVATPKPATPRAQSPKVATPKPATSRAASPKVATPKPATPRAASPKVATPKPATPRAASPKVATPKPATPRAESPKVATPKPATPGAASPKVATPKPATPRAASPKVATPKPATYRAASPKVATPKPATPKAASPKVATPDPATPKPASTNVASPKPATPRAASPKVATPKPATPKAASPKKTPKSTTPLAWTTTPKVIFDTNNSAGKKTKDTPKAKNPVTPKSSSKKRPADDQGSAVAPSAKRKRVSFGPKLSPELFVKKLPPSTPVRRGALPPRVVELPKPSSSPLLKRRSLAAPQKSPIREESPAKKSSPKSAKKTLATVPGTPDAPSTSVSTAPAEKSPKGRSPSPKKPAGRSRSVSPAKKSQSPSSKGRRSTPLAAVSKSDTPVAVVAPLPSTPTTKEQSPKKSPKNTTPSQQRSRSVSPSKRSPKSSSPRSHSASPAQSPKSSKKTQLHQAVVNPVAEVARPPSPRKSTSPFKKASSETPKSQPKLSSPKTLPSKASSKAASPKRARSLSSSTKSTPKSGRKSSPVKSAKKLAKKSSRKSAGDANLKGLKRLMKTPKNKTNNNINESFTGLADMLLQSTPIISTPASARSKARPASPVNTVVESAAVPAVESASVLKAVKTPKSIKKSTPKSATLKSIKKTPRMEKNLKRKRSSPGMIVTVAVKRMKIGSPTPTKTLSPPVSLKKAVALRAIHGKKATPKLPKKTWADIVKKPAAVKTTPPKQQQSGPLVTAEGKNRTPPTVVRKAFPKTPRTKAALLAPSTGHIESPVTIIIGKKNRLVSKTPLRLPKKGRKSMIKKDKKKSMGRMSLGGVADLFTTPPQKSPVSSLSTPASNVGTPDSVLYADIPDTPNGPGEMFVSPLSVGKKSARKSVNLVGVKELFKGKTPAKSPSTPSGLKRMLASPKPTASPASPSGVARLFATPVSKPKASPAKSSSKKLTARKAVTNPKTVSPLSARGKKRALSPADFPLSKKPKLSGDVRAAVVESPVPATPKPARGTRNGGLKKLKTPVKTLKRTPKSKAVVKEVKSASPAKKGRSTRAGLKADTPAKSATQVKEAAVTVEASPAKKGRRGKPATPAKKTPVKKAAAAEKASVVVVDVPTPVEEKVAASPAKKGRATRRGKPASPAKKTPVKKTPVKKTPVKKTAVAKKTPEAISAPATEVSVPAPVQEEKVAASPVKKGRATRRGKPATPVKKTPVKKTPVKKTPVKKTPVKKTAVAKKAPEAISAPAPEVNVPAPVQEEKVATPVIAKLTGGRRAKVVVSPLKKSTKSAKKSPTPAKRGRAATAAVPLLETAAEQVTTVQQSAPTMEKVSTPAKASPVKKGRSTRRGKAASPVKKTPVKKAQATKAAPKPVTPVVQQEAIKVNSPVKSSPVKQGRTTRRGKAASPVKKTPVKKGQVTKAAPKTATPVKEQEVIKVATPAKATPAKKGRATRAAPKPATLVVEAPTVENTSQKRKAEVVDTVPAKKGKAASAETFVTATEPTVVVSPAKKGRAATRRGKAASPAKKGSSTKIAPVVAALVAEPEPVIVTVVKAKPGKRKAAEPGVAASPKKVKAAPQPSVKADSPVKAKRSTKGKEATPKVKKEKLAVKKATPAKRVTRARR, encoded by the exons GTTTTTCTGGTAAACTTGAATAAAGGTCACCAGGTGGAAGTAAACGGAAAGCCAATTCAGGATTCTGTTCAACTGAATCACAAAGACGTGTTCTCCATCATCGATAGGTTATTTCGTCTTGAATTTCCTACACTATCACCTCAGAAGATGCTGAAGACCCCATCATCCACCCCAAAG GCCACGTCAAAAACCCCTGGAAAATCGCCTGCAATCTCCCGCAAGCAGTCCCCCTCACCAGGACGCCATGCCACCCCTTTAGCCGGTCACCAGCCAAGAGGAAGAACACCAAAACCTTCACCAAAGTCCATACTAGTTGCCCAGAATACTCCAGTGTCTGTTAAAACCACACCTATTGCAAGACCGGGTTCAACTCCATCTTCTGTTAAATCTGTTTCTAAAACCAAGCTCACTCCAAGGGCTTTGTCAACTCCAGTTGTTGACATGAGCCAACCCGGTTCTTCAAAGAAGCCTTTTACATCTAAGACAAATTCAATGAATATTTTGGCGAATCCAATAGTGGAGGCTGTAAAACAATCTACACATAGCGTTCCAAGTCCTAAGGTTGCAACACCCAAACAAGCTACTCCTAAGCCAGCAAGCGCAAAGGTAGCCACTCCTAAGCCAGCAACTCCAACGGTGGCAAGTCCGAAGGTATCTACCCCTAAGCCAGCAAACCCAAGGGTGGCAAGTCCAAAGGTTGCCACTCCTAAGCCAGCAACACCTAGGGCCGAAAGTCCTAGGGTAGCCACTCCTAAACCAGCAACACCTAGAGCTGCAAGTCCAAAGGTAGCCACTCCTAAACCAGCAACACCTAGGGCCCAAAGTCCAAAGGTAGCCACTCCTAAACCAGCAACATCTAGGGCCGCAAGTCCAAAGGTAGCCACTCCTAAACCAGCAACACCTAGGGCCGCAAGTCCTAAGGTAGCCACTCCTAAACCAGCAACACCTAGGGCAGCAAGTCCAAAGGTTGCCACTCCTAAGCCAGCAACACCTAGGGCAGAAAGTCCAAAG GTAGCCACTCCTAAACCAGCAACACCTGGGGCCGCAAGTCCAAAGGTAGCCACTCCTAAACCAGCAACACCTAGGGCAGCAAGTCCAAAG GTAGCCACTCCTAAACCAGCAACATACAGGGCCGCGAGTCCAAAAGTAGCCACTCCTAAGCCAGCAACACCTAAGGCAGCAAGTCCAAAGGTAGCCACTCCTGATCCAGCCACCCCAAAACCAGCAAGTACAAATGTGGCTTCTCCGAAACCAGCAACACCCAGGGCGGCGAGTCCAAAGGTTGCCACTCCTAAACCTGCAACACCTAAGGCAGCAAGTCCAAAGAAGACACCTAAATCCACAACACCATTGGCGTGGACAACTACTCCAAAG GTCATCTTTGATACAAATAACAGTGCTGGCAAGAAAACTAAAG ACACACCCAAGGCCAAGAATCCTGTCACCCCAAAAAGCAGTAGTAAAAAGAGGCCAGCAGATGACCAAGGCAGTGCTGTTGCACCATCAGCTAAGCGAAAACGCGTGTCATTTGGTCCAAAACTGAGCCCAGAGTTGTTTGTTAAAAAGCTGCCCCCCTCAACCCCTGTGCGCCGTGGGGCTCTGCCCCCCAGGGTTGTCGAATTGCCAAAACCTTCATCATCACCTTTGCTGAAAAGACGCTCACTTGCTGCACCGCAGAAGTCGCCTATCCGGGAGGAATCACCTGCAAAGAAGTCTTCTCCAAAAAGTGCAAAGAAGACTTTGGCAACTGTTCCTGGTACTCCGGATGCTCCATCCACCTCAGTTTCTACAGCTCCTGCAGAGAAATCACCCAAGGGACGATCACCTTCACCCAAGAAACCAGCTGGAAGGAGTCGATCTGTTTCTCCTGCTAAGAAGAGCCAGTCTCCATCTTCCAAGGGCAGAAGATCCACCCCGCTTGCAGCTGTATCTAAATCTGATACTCCAGTAGCTGTTGTTGCCCCTTTGCCATCTACACCTACTACAAAGGAGCAATCCCCTAAGAAATCTCCCAAAAATACAACTCCCAGCCAGCAGAGAAGTCGCTCCGTCTCTCCGAGTAAGAGATCTCCTAAAAGTTCGAGCCCTAGAAGTCATTCAGCTTCACCAGCCCAGTCTCCTAAGAGTTCTAAGAAGACACAGCTTCACCAAGCAGTTGTTAATCCCGTTGCTGAGGTTGCAAGACCACCTTCACCAAGAAAGTCTACATCACCCTTCAAGAAGGCTTCCTCAGAGACCCCTAAATCTCAGCCCAAGCTGTCATCACCTAAAACTTTGCCATCGAAAGCTTCATCAAAAGCAGCTTCACCTAAGCGTGCAAGGTCTCTGTCATCTTCAACAAAATCTACACCAAAGTCTGGACGCAAATCATCCCCAGTCAAATCAGCTAAAAAGTTGGCTAAGAAGAGTTCTAGAAAGTCTGCTGGTGATGCCAATCTGAAGGGCTTGAAAAGACTAATGAAGACACCCAAAAACAAAACtaataacaatataaatgagAGTTTTACTGGTTTAGCGGATATGTTGCTGCAAAGCACACCAATCATTTCAACACCAGCATCTGCTAGGTCAAAGGCAAGACCTGCTTCACCAGTGAATACAGTTGTTGAATCTGCTGCAGTTCCAGCTGTTGAATCTGCTTCAGTTCTTAAAGCAGTAAAGACCCCCAAATCCATCAAGAAATCAACACCCAAGTCAGCCACACTTAAGTCAATAAAAAAGACCCCAAGAATGGAAAAGAATCTTAAGCGCAAGAGGTCTTCCCCAGGCATGATCGTGACTGTTGCAGTAAAGAGAATGAAAATTGGTTCTCCTACCCCAACAAAGACGCTATCCCCTCCAGTGTCACTCAAGAAAGCAGTCGCTTTGAG GGCTATCCATGGTAAGAAAGCCACACCTAAACTCCCAAAGAAGACATGGGCTGATATTGTGAAAAAGCCTGCAGCAGTTAAAACTACTCCCCCAAAACAACAGCAGTCTGGACCTTTGGTGACAGCAGAAGGGAAAAATAGAACACCCCCAACTGTTGTTCGAAAG GCTTTTCCTAAAACGCCCAGAACCAAAGCTGCCTTGCTGGCTCCTTCGACTGGTCATATTGAGTCCCCAGTCACTATTATCATTGGTAAGAAGAATCGCCTGGTGTCCAAGACCCCTCTTCGATTGCCAAAGAAGGGAAGAAAGAGTATGATTAAG AAGGACAAGAAGAAGTCAATGGGCAGGATGAGTCTTGGTGGTGTTGCAGATCTTTTCACAACTCCACCTCAGAAGTCGCCAGTGTCTTCCCTCTCCACGCCAGCATCCAATGTTGGTACGCCTGACTCAGTGCTGTACGCAGATATACCAGACACTCCTAATGGCCCTGGTGAAATGTTTGTGTCTCCTCTGTCAGTTGGCAAGAAGTCAGCCAGGAAAAGTGTGAACTTGGTTGGAGTGAAAGAGCTCTTTAAGGGAAAGACTCCAGCGAAATCACCTTCAACCCCATCTGGCTTGAAGAGAATGCTTGCCTCCCCCAAGCCAACAGCAAGTCCGGCTAGTCCATCAGGGGTAGCAAGGTTGTTTGCCACACCTGTGAGCAAACCTAAG GCCTCTCCTGCCAAATCGTCAAGCAAGAAGTTGACTGCAAGGAAGGCTGTGACAAATCCTAAAACAGTGTCACCTCTCTCAGCTAG AGGTAAGAAGCGTGCTTTGTCCCCGGCTGATTTTCCACTCAGTAAGAAGCCGAAGCTATCCGGAGATGTGAGAGCTGCTGTTGTCGAGTCTCCTGTACCAGCTACACCCAAACCAGCAAG GGGAACACGGAATGGTGGGCTTAAAAAGCTGAAGACTCCAGTCAAGACGCTGAAACGTACTCCTAAATCCAAGGCAGTGGTTAAGGAAGTGAAATCAGCCTCCCCAGCCAAAAAGGGCCGATCTACAAGGGCTGGACTTAAGGCAGACACTCCAGCGAAATCTGCCACACAAGTGAAAGAGGCTGCTGTCACAG TTGAAGCCAGTCCAGCAAAGAAAGGAAGGCGAGGGAAGCCAGCAACTCCAGCCAAGAAAACTCCAGTCAAGAAGGCAGCTGCAGCTGAAAAGGCATCTGTGGTAGTTGTAGATGTACCGACTCCAGTAGAAGAGAAAG TTGCAGCCAGTCCTGCAAAGAAAGGAAGGGCTACAAGGCGAGGAAAGCCAGCTTCTCCAGCTAAGAAAACACCAGTAAAGAAGACACCAGTTAAGAAAACACCAGTAAAGAAGACAGCTGTAGCTAAGAAGACACCAGAAGCCATATCAGCACCTGCAACAGAAGTTAGTGTACCAGCACCTGTACAAGAAGAGAAAG TTGCAGCCAGTCCTGTAAAGAAAGGAAGGGCTACAAGGCGAGGAAAGCCAGCTACTCCAGTTAAGAAAACACCAGTAAAGAAGACGCCAGTTAAGAAAACACCTGTAAAGAAGACGCCTGTTAAGAAGACAGCTGTAGCTAAGAAGGCACCAGAAGCCATATCGGCACCTGCACCAGAAGTTAATGTGCCAGCACCTGTACAAGAAGAAAAAG TTGCCACCCCAGTAATAGCCAAGCTCACAGGCGGTCGCCGTGCCAAGGTGGTTGTTAGTCCACTTAAGAAAAGCACAAAATCTGCCAAGAAATCCCCCACTCCTGCCAAGAGGGGTAGAGCTGCAACGGCTGCTGTCCCTTTACTGGAAACAGCTGCTGAACAAGTCACAACAGTGCAACAATCGGCACCAACTATGGAGAAAG TTTCTACCCCAGCTAAGGCGTCTCCAGTAAAGAAGGGCCGTTCAACACGCCGTGGTAAGGCTGCAAGTCCAGTCAAAAAGACCCCTGTCAAGAAGGCACAAGCAACAAAGGCTGCACCTAAACCTGTTACTCCTGTTGTGCAACAAGAAGCTATTAAAG TGAATTCCCCAGTTAAGTCCTCTCCAGTAAAGCAGGGCCGTACAACAAGACGAGGAAAGGCTGCAAGCCCAGTCAAGAAGACACCTGTCAAGAAGGGACAAGTAACAAAGGCTGCACCTAAAACTGCTACACCTGTTAAAGAACAAGAAGTTATTAAAG TTGCTACCCCAGCCAAGGCCACCCCAGCCAAGAAGGGACGTGCAACAAGGGCTGCACCTAAGCCTGCTACTCTTGTTGTTGAAG CACCTACTGTAGAGAATACCAGCCAGAAACGGAAAGCAGAAGTTGTGGACACTGTTCCTGCTAAAAAGGGCAAAGCAGCATCTGCAGAAACTTTTGTGACAGCAACAG aGCCTACTGTTGTGGTCTCTCCTGCAAAGAAGGGGCGAGCAGCGACAAGGCGTGGAAAGGCAGCTAGTCCTGCAAAAAAGGGGAGTTCTACAAAAATTGCCCCAGTAGTTGCAGCACTTGTGGCTGAACCAGAGCCTGTCATAG TGACCGTGGTAAAAGCAAAGCCAGGAAAGAGAAAGGCTGCTGAACCAGGGGTAGCAGCATCTCCGAAGAAAGTTAAAGCAGCACCTCAGCCATCTGTTAAAGCTG ATTCGCCAGTGAAAGCCAAGCGTTCAACCAAAGGTAAAGAAGCTACCCCTAAAGTGAAGAAAGAGAAGCTGGCTGTCAAGAAAGCAACTCCTGCTAAACGCGTCACAAGGGCAAGAAGATAA